DNA sequence from the Bradyrhizobium sp. CIAT3101 genome:
AGCTCACCGGCTGCGAAATGTTTCACCCGGACACGGGCATCCAGTTCGCGGGCGTCGAGACGCGGCATGACGCGGTCCGGGTCATCGACAAGCTCGATTTCCCCGATGACCATCCGATGCTGGACCACTTCCGCTTCCTGAAGAAGGTCGCTGACCAGGCCCACGTCACCGCCAAGATGACGATCCCGTCGCCAGCCGTGCTGCACTTCCGCGGCGGCCGCAAGGCGATCTCCAAGGACGTCTATCCCGATCTGGACGCCTTCTATGAGGATCTCGGCAAGACCTACCGCAAGGCCGTCAAGGCGTTCTACGACGCCGGCTGCCGTTATCTGCAGTTCGACGACACCGTCTGGGCCTATCTCTGCTCGCAAGATGAGCTGAAGAAGGCGCGAGAGCGCGGCGACAATCCGGAAGGCCTCCAGCAGATCTACGCGCGCATCATCAATTACGCGCTGGCCGAGAAGCCCGCCGACATGGTGGTGACCACGCATGTCTGCCGCGGCAATTTCCGCTCGACCTGGATTTCCTCCGGCGGCTACGAGCCGGTGGCCGAGACCATGCTCGCCGGCACCAATTACGACGGCTACTTCCTGGAATACGACAGCGACCGCGCCGGCGGCTTCGAGCCGCTGCGCTTCCTGCCCAAGGGCAACAAGGTTGTTGTGGTCGGCGTCATCACCTCGAAGTTCGGCGAGCTCGAGAAGAAGGACGACA
Encoded proteins:
- a CDS encoding cobalamin-independent methionine synthase II family protein, coding for MQRTKAPFRADEVGSLLRPAKIKEARAKLEKGEISADDLRKIEDMEIEKVVHKQASVGLKLATDGEFRRSWWHFDFLAKLTGCEMFHPDTGIQFAGVETRHDAVRVIDKLDFPDDHPMLDHFRFLKKVADQAHVTAKMTIPSPAVLHFRGGRKAISKDVYPDLDAFYEDLGKTYRKAVKAFYDAGCRYLQFDDTVWAYLCSQDELKKARERGDNPEGLQQIYARIINYALAEKPADMVVTTHVCRGNFRSTWISSGGYEPVAETMLAGTNYDGYFLEYDSDRAGGFEPLRFLPKGNKVVVVGVITSKFGELEKKDDIKRRLEEAAKFAPLEQLALSPQCGFASTEEGNILSEEEQWAKLGLAVEIAKEVWGN